AATCAGCAACACACCTAACACCGTACTGACCGCAATGCCTGAAATCATCGGGTTAACGATACAAAAAATACCACCAGCCAACAGTAAAAAAGACAAAATTAACAAAAATGTTCGCTGTTTTTTAAATTCTTCACCAGCGAGTTTGGCAAGTTTTTCACGATCAATATTAAGCATTTTGCGCTCCAAATATTAAGTAGCTAATTATTTAATAGTATAGACCTAGCTGATGATAAATAGCATCAAAGATCGTGCGATTTAAACAATAAAATCTTGGAAGGCAAATACTTAGCGTATTTTGATGATTGAAATAAGACGGGGAAGGGTGAGATAGGCTCCCACCCTTTTTTAAAGGTTATTTTTCAGGCTTAAAACGTAATAGACGGTTTGCGTTACTGACTACAGTGATAGAGGAGAGCGCCATTGCTGCTCCTGCAACCACAGGGTTAAGCAAAGTGCCTGTTAGTGGGTATAAAATACCCGCTGCAATTGGGATCCCCAGTGTGTTGTACACAAAGGCCCCGAACAGATTTTGCTTCATATTACGTAATGTCCCTTTTGAGATAGAAACCGCATCGGCAACACCGTGTAAGCTTTGACGCATCAAGGTGATAGACGCTGTTTCAATGGCGATATCACTACCGCCTCCCATCGCAATACCTACATCAGCACGGGCAAGTGCAGGGGCGTCATTGATCCCATCACCGACCATTGCCACTTTGTGGCCTTTTGCTTGTAAGGCTTCAATTGCCGCAGATTTGCCATCTGGCATTACGCCTGCAATCACTTCATCAATGCCCGCTTCTTTGGCAATCGCATTGGCGGTAACAGGGTTATCCCCCGTTAACATCACTAAGCGGAAGCCTTGTTTATGTAAGCGAGCAAGGGCGCTGATGCTGTCTTCACGCAGCGGGTCACGGATGGATAATAACGCCGCCACTTTACCCTCAACCGCCAACAGCACAGGGGTCACCCCTTGAGTGGCTTGTTGATGCAGAATATCGTCGACATCTGCGGTATCCACATTGCTTTGCGCTAACAGCTTTTGGTTGCCTAACAAAATGGTTTTGCCATCAATAATGGCACTTACCCCTAGGCCTGCCAATGTCCGAAATTGCTCATTAGCGGGTAAGGTTAACCCTTTCGCTTTTGCTAAGACTGCACGTGCTAATGGGTGATTTGAACCATTTTCCAAAGATGCTGCGAGCTGCAATGCATTGTCTTGGTCAAACCCATTGAACACGTGGATGTCAGTCACCTGAGGCATACCTTCAGTCAATGTACCTGTTTTATCAAAGACGATAGTGTCCAATTCACTGGCTTGTTGAAGAGCATCCGCATCACGTACTAACACCCCAAACTCTGCCGCACGACCTACGCCTGAAATTATCGACATCGGTGTTGCCAATCCTAAAGCACATGGACAGGCGATAATTAAGACCGTCGTGGTGATAACCAACGCATAGGTAATTTGTGGTGCAGGCCCAACAAAGTACCAGATAGCGCCTGAAATCAAGGCAATAGCAACAACGACAGGAACAAATACCGCTGAAATTTTATCCGCCATTTGGCCAATTTGCGGCTTACTGCTTTGCGCTTGGCGAACTAGGTGGATAATCCGTGCTAATGTGGTTTGGCTACCAACTGCTGCCGCACGAAATAGTACCGTACCATCCTGTACAACAGTACCAGCATGCACAGGGTCACCTTTACTTTTTTGCTGCGGGATAGGCTCGCCCGTCAGCATCGCTTCGTCTAACCAAACTTCCCCTTCAATGATTTCCCCATCGACAGGGACGCGGTCACCCGTTGCTAAGCGAAGGATCATGCCTTTTTTCACTTGTTCCAACGGCATATCAACTTCGCCTTGTTCCGTGACGACACGTGCAGTTGGTGGGGTTAAATCGAGCAATCTTTCAAGGGCTTTGGATGAACGTTGTCGCGCTCGCTGCTCTAGCGCATGACCAAGGTTAATCAAACCGATAATCATCGCACTGGCTTCGTAATAAAGGTGACGAGCTTGGTCAGGGAACCATTCAGGCCAAATATTGACGACGATAGAGTAGAGCCATGCAGCCCCCGTACCGAGTGCGACCAAGGTGTCCATGGTGGCACTGCCGTTTTTCAAACTTTGCCATGCGCTGCGATAAAAATGCCCACCTGCGAATACCATCACGAGGAAGGTTAATACCCCAATGGTGAGCCACGTGGTGTGGTTTTGCTCCGTCAGCACCATGTTATCGCCCATCATCCCCCATACCATCACGGGGATACCAAGGGCTAAGGCTAAGGCGGATTGCCAACGAAAACGGCGCATATTGGCTTGAGCCACTTCTTGTTGGCGTTCGCGGCGTTTGGCTTCATCTTGAATAATTTCAGCGCCATAACCTGCTTTTACCACGGCATTGATCAGGTCATCTGGCTTAGCCGTTCCTGTGACCAATGCGCTGCGCTCGGCTAAATTCACTCGCGCGTTTTCCACGCCGGGGACACTGCTGAGTGCTTTTTGCACTTTATTTACACAGCTCGCACAGGTCATGCCATCAAGCAATAGCTGTACGCTGTCATCGGTTGGGTCGATTTCAGGTTGCTCACCTAAATCAGACTCTTGTGCCGGAATGTCACAAATTGCCGCTGAATCAGCATCCGGCTGTTCAGTTTGGGTAGTCAGCGGCTCAGTTTTTGGGTGAGATTCACCTTCTGTGGCTTGGTAACCTGCGGCTTCAACCGCAGCAATCAACGCCGAAACTGGCGCAGAACCTTGCACGACTGCAGAGGTTGTATCCACTTTTGCACTTGTGACGCCATCAACGGCTTCAAGTGCTTGCTGGGTTTTTGCCGCACATTTCATACAACTTAAACCTGAAAGGGATAAGGTCACTACATCGGATTGTGGCAGCTGGGCTTTAAAGCCTGCTTGCTCAACTGCCGCAATTAAGGTTTGTGCATCAGCTGAGCCATACACTTTTGCCTGAGTTGTGCTCACAACCGCAGCGGCAACCCCTTCAACCTCTTCAAGGGCTTTTTGGGTTTTGCCCGCACATTTCATGCAATTCAAACCCGAAAGCTGCAACTCGATATCTGGTACTGATGCGACTTCGGCTTCATAACCTGCTTCAGTAATTGTGTTGATGATATCAGCAACATTGGCATCACTTTCTAATGTCGCATAATCGATAGTGACGTTTAAATTCGTCACATCCCCACGTGCTTCTAATGCTTTCGTGACAGAGCCGACACAGTGCATGCAGCTTAGTCCCTGTAATTTTAGGATAATTTTGTTACTCATTTTGCAGCCTCCGAACCCGTTCGATGAATTTGGGTCTGTAACTTTATCTACAATTAGGTCTATAATTCGACAATGAGCAAAGGTTACACCTTCCAGCAAGGTTAAGGTCAAGGGGTTATTATGAATATTAGTCAAATTGCTAAAAAAACAGGCCTAACTGCAAAAGCCATCCGTTTTTATGAAGACAAAGGGCTGATCACACCACCGGAAAGAGGCGAGAATAGTTACCGCTATTATCAAGAACGGCACTTAAATGAGCTGGTATTGCTTAAACAAGCCAAAGATGTCGGTTTTACCTTGGATGAATGTGGTGAGTTATTGGGGTTGTTTCGTAATCCAACCAGACATAGCGCCGATGTAAAAAGCACAACCATTGCTAAGATAAATGAAATAGAGCAGACAATTTTAAAACTGTCTGCTATTCGCGATACATTACAAGAGTTGGTGGATGTGTGCCCAGGGGACGATGGTGCGGACTGCCCAATTATTGACCATCTAGCGCGTGGCTGTTGCCACCACCAGAAGGCTTAACTTGCAGTGTAATACCATCAACGGCGATGACTACCACTTCTGTATTGGCGAGCAGCGGGACATCGCTGTAAACTCGCCAGCTTCCATCTGCAAGGCGTACACGGCTAAAACCTTCTTCGGTATCCGTTAATAAACGTGCTTTAAAGCCCACAAGCTGGTGGCTGATTTGGTTAACATCATCGGCTTTACTTTTTTTACGGCCGCTTAACCATTTGCGCCATAACACGGCAGAAACAAGGGTAAAGACGGCAAATAAAATCCCTTGCCACTCCCAACTTAGGAAG
The window above is part of the Providencia sp. R33 genome. Proteins encoded here:
- the copA gene encoding copper-exporting P-type ATPase CopA, yielding MSNKIILKLQGLSCMHCVGSVTKALEARGDVTNLNVTIDYATLESDANVADIINTITEAGYEAEVASVPDIELQLSGLNCMKCAGKTQKALEEVEGVAAAVVSTTQAKVYGSADAQTLIAAVEQAGFKAQLPQSDVVTLSLSGLSCMKCAAKTQQALEAVDGVTSAKVDTTSAVVQGSAPVSALIAAVEAAGYQATEGESHPKTEPLTTQTEQPDADSAAICDIPAQESDLGEQPEIDPTDDSVQLLLDGMTCASCVNKVQKALSSVPGVENARVNLAERSALVTGTAKPDDLINAVVKAGYGAEIIQDEAKRRERQQEVAQANMRRFRWQSALALALGIPVMVWGMMGDNMVLTEQNHTTWLTIGVLTFLVMVFAGGHFYRSAWQSLKNGSATMDTLVALGTGAAWLYSIVVNIWPEWFPDQARHLYYEASAMIIGLINLGHALEQRARQRSSKALERLLDLTPPTARVVTEQGEVDMPLEQVKKGMILRLATGDRVPVDGEIIEGEVWLDEAMLTGEPIPQQKSKGDPVHAGTVVQDGTVLFRAAAVGSQTTLARIIHLVRQAQSSKPQIGQMADKISAVFVPVVVAIALISGAIWYFVGPAPQITYALVITTTVLIIACPCALGLATPMSIISGVGRAAEFGVLVRDADALQQASELDTIVFDKTGTLTEGMPQVTDIHVFNGFDQDNALQLAASLENGSNHPLARAVLAKAKGLTLPANEQFRTLAGLGVSAIIDGKTILLGNQKLLAQSNVDTADVDDILHQQATQGVTPVLLAVEGKVAALLSIRDPLREDSISALARLHKQGFRLVMLTGDNPVTANAIAKEAGIDEVIAGVMPDGKSAAIEALQAKGHKVAMVGDGINDAPALARADVGIAMGGGSDIAIETASITLMRQSLHGVADAVSISKGTLRNMKQNLFGAFVYNTLGIPIAAGILYPLTGTLLNPVVAGAAMALSSITVVSNANRLLRFKPEK
- the cueR gene encoding Cu(I)-responsive transcriptional regulator, whose amino-acid sequence is MNISQIAKKTGLTAKAIRFYEDKGLITPPERGENSYRYYQERHLNELVLLKQAKDVGFTLDECGELLGLFRNPTRHSADVKSTTIAKINEIEQTILKLSAIRDTLQELVDVCPGDDGADCPIIDHLARGCCHHQKA
- a CDS encoding NfeD family protein; this encodes MIELISAQPAWFWLCLGGLLLIAELLGTGGYLLWTGIAAVVVGLLTWALPFLSWEWQGILFAVFTLVSAVLWRKWLSGRKKSKADDVNQISHQLVGFKARLLTDTEEGFSRVRLADGSWRVYSDVPLLANTEVVVIAVDGITLQVKPSGGGNSHALDGQ